From a region of the Helianthus annuus cultivar XRQ/B chromosome 5, HanXRQr2.0-SUNRISE, whole genome shotgun sequence genome:
- the LOC110939151 gene encoding protein FAR1-RELATED SEQUENCE 9-like — translation MDSTDLAIEKHAFELYTHAIFTEVRKEIYKGKLFCYIINMEDCDDVRVYYVNQLDKRSSATNTFTVKLELRNQSVSCSCNNFIRIGYLCRHIFCVYRVNNIEKIPAQFVVKRWTRDVLPKSIFSIERRYGVDTRPQAAARSQILEIVTECVDALRSDVGGLSTFAEQIKELKLKLLNGGPVDDEAKNDNYAAVEELLGVSLDGDVTLNNSDGIRNKGCGKRRRVSRAPQDGTTNSAVKPPKTPRLCRTCMKYVTGHDSRNCKKKKKNKSGNEDEDSSSASQEST, via the exons ATGGATAGTACTGATTTAGCTATCGAGAAGCACGCTTTTGAGCTGTACACACATGCAATTTTCACAGAGGTAAGAAAAGAGATATACAAGGGGAAGTTGTTTTGTTACATTATAAACATGGAGGATTGTGATGATGTTCGTGTTTACTATGTGAATCAGTTGGACAAGCGAAGCAGTGCAACCAACACATTCACG GTTAAACTTGAGTTGAGAAATCAGTCGGTCTCTTGTTCATGCAACAACTTCATCCGTATTGGATATCTGTGTAGGCACATCTTTTGTGTTTACCGGGTAAACAATATTGAAAAAATCCCTGCCCAGTTTGTTGTTAAGCGTTGGACTAGGGACGTGCTTCCCAAAAGTATATTTTCTATTGAGCGTCGATATGGCGTTGACACCCGTCCACAAGCTGCTGCGAGAAGTCAGATTCTTGAGATTGTAACCGAATGCGTAGACGCATTAAGAAGTGATGTTGGAGGACTTTCTACTTTTGCTGAGCAGATAAAGGAACTGAAATTGAAATTACTAAATGGAGGACCAGTTGATGACGAAGCCAAGAATGATAACTATGCTGCTGTTGAAGAATTGCTTGGTGTTTCTTTAGATGGGGACGTAACTCTCAACAATTCAGACGGGATCAGGAACAAAGGATGTGGCAAACGTCGACGAGTGTCTAGAGCACCGCAGGATGGAACGACCAACTCTGCTGTCAAACCTCCCAAAACACCAAGGCTTTGCCGAACATGTATGAAGTACGTGACTGGGCATGATTCAAGAAATtgcaagaaaaagaagaagaataaaTCGGGTAACGAGGATGAGGACTCAAGCTCTGCGAGTCAGGAGTCCACTTGA
- the LOC110939152 gene encoding dehydration-responsive element-binding protein 2D, protein MNSVRSVGNNDGGARRGGGERKVARASTRKGNMRGGQGGPENPSCIFKGVRQRKWGRWVAEIRDPKAKVRLWLGTFGTAIEAALAYDDRARKLFGPDAVLNLPDVEPPPPPEPTFSEEALMLLEVAAKARCQHLLLEMQRIQAGVVHCAMNEYDHPPNNHPFGKPNFMDPLCENVMLFDSTPNSLNSDFPVFDDSFMWEEAASTTDYRSQAICDPGIAAMALGDEIGIELDHPLMV, encoded by the exons ATGAATTCTGTGAGGAGTGTCGGAAACAATGATGGTGGTGCTCGCAGAGGTGGTGGTGAACGCAAGGTGGCCCGTGCAAGCACAAGAAAAGGGAACATGAGAGGCGGGCAAGGTGGCCCAGAAAATCCTTCATGCATCTTCAAAGGTGTTAGGCAACGCAAATGGGGACGATGGGTGGCGGAAATCCGTGATCCCAAAGCCAAAGTGCGTCTTTGGTTAGGGACATTCGGCACCGCCATTGAAGCTGCATTGGCTTATGATGACAGAGCCCGGAAACTGTTTGGTCCCGATGCTGTTCTCAACCTTCCTGATGTGGAGCCTCCACCCCCTCCAGAACCCACTTTTTCGGAGGAGGCCTTGATGCTGCTCGAAGTTGCGGCAAAAGCCAG GTGTCAGCATCTCCTTCTGGAGATGCAAAGGATCCAGGCTGGTGTGGTGCATTGCGCCATGAATGAATATGATCATCCTCCGAACAACCATCCTTTCGGAAAACCAAATTTCATGGATCCATTATGTGAAAACGTTATGCTTTTCGACTCAACTCCAAACAGTCTGAACTCTGACTTTCCAGTGTTTGATGACTCCTTCATGTGGGAGGAAGCAGCTTCCACCACAGATTATCGTTCTCAAGCGATCTGTGATCCTGGAATTGCTGCGATGGCGCTGGGCGATGAAATCGGGATCGAGCTTGATCACCCACTAATGGTGTGA